In the genome of Candidatus Aegiribacteria sp., the window GATCGTACTTCGTAACTGTGGTGTTATAAATCCGGAATCGATAAAGGACTACGAAGACGCCGGGGGATATCAGGGAGTAAGAAAAGCACTCAACGAAATGGTCCCTGAAGAGATAATACGGACTATAAAGAATTCGGGCCTTCGCGGACGCGGAGGGGCGGGATTTCCCACAGGGTTGAAGTGGTCATTTGCCGCTGCTAACGAAGGAGAACAGAAATACGTAGTCTGCAACGCTGATGAGGGTGATCCCGGAGCGTTCATGGACAGATCCGTTCTTGAAGGAGATCCTCATTCGGTTCTTGAGGGCATGATAATCTGCGCCAGAGCTATTGGAGCGACATTCGGCTATGTCTATTGCAGAGCTGAGTACCCTCTGGCAATTCATCGACTGGAAATTGCCATATCGGAAGCAAGGGAACGGGGTTATCTCGGAACGAACATTATGGATTCCGGTTTCGATTTCGACCTGAAGATAAAGCAGGGCGCAGGCGCTTTCGTTTGTGGTGAGGAAACAGCCCTGTTCGCTTCTATCGAGGGGGAGCGGGGAATGCCCCGCATACGTCCTCCCTTTCCTGCCGAAAAGGGACTGTGGCAGAAACCCACCAATAACAACAATGTAGAAACATTTGCAAACATCCCCTGGATAATATGCAACGGAGCTGAAGCTTATTCATCGTATGGAACAGAAAAGAGCCCCGGAACCAAAGTGTTTGCGCTTGCCGGGAAAGTGATTCACGGAGGGCTCGCAGAAGTTCCCATGGGCACTACCATAGAGGATCTTGTCTTCAAAATTGGTGGAGGCATTAAGGAAGGGAAAGAATTCAAGGCTGTTCAGATGGGTGGTCCATCGGGGGGCTGCATCCCCGCATCAATGAAGGATACTCCTGTTGATTTTGAATCCATCCCCGCCACGGGAGCCATCATGGGTTCCGGCGGCATGGTCGTTATGGATGAAGACACCTGCATGGTTG includes:
- a CDS encoding NADH-quinone oxidoreductase subunit NuoF, which produces MKKIVVGMGTCGLSAGAQETYDRLEELAEANPDVCMLTRTGCIGMCYREPLVEIREGNNRIIYGGVTKESADEIFSKHILGNEIIDDENLVYACKPNGETYGTECEFLDLQERIVLRNCGVINPESIKDYEDAGGYQGVRKALNEMVPEEIIRTIKNSGLRGRGGAGFPTGLKWSFAAANEGEQKYVVCNADEGDPGAFMDRSVLEGDPHSVLEGMIICARAIGATFGYVYCRAEYPLAIHRLEIAISEARERGYLGTNIMDSGFDFDLKIKQGAGAFVCGEETALFASIEGERGMPRIRPPFPAEKGLWQKPTNNNNVETFANIPWIICNGAEAYSSYGTEKSPGTKVFALAGKVIHGGLAEVPMGTTIEDLVFKIGGGIKEGKEFKAVQMGGPSGGCIPASMKDTPVDFESIPATGAIMGSGGMVVMDEDTCMVEIARFFLDFTQKESCGKCTFCRIGTLRMLEILERLTRGEGEPEDIEKLEKLSVQIKEASLCGLGQTAPNPVQTTIRYYLDEYKAHIYDRKCPAGECQALVEFYIVADKCVGCTLCAKNCPVDAISGERKEVHVIDSEICVQCGKCLTSCNFGAVKTR